The DNA region CTTTCAATCTTCACTTTATTTAGTTTTATCGTGATTCTTTAAAAACAACTTAATATTATCAAGTACCTTTTCACTCAAACGATCAAAGGCTTGCTTTGTTCTTCCCGAGGACACGCCCATACAATTGACATGAGCATGGGAAAGCAACTTGCCAGTATTGTCTCCTAGTGCGCCTAATGTATCACAGAAAAATTCATTACCACCCTTTTCAAGCCATTTTTCAAGAGCAGGAACGTCATGGGATGGACCTATAGAGGTATTGAACATTATTTTGTTATTTCCAAGTGATTCAAATTGTTCTTCATGAAATAAAATGACGTTTTTATTCAAACAGGAACAAACAACATCAACCGTGCCTAATAATTCTTTCAATGGAAGATATTTAATATTTCTTGCTTCTTCTTCCGGTTTACGTGTACGGCTATAATAATATAAATCTGCGCCCAGTGCCTGAAGTGCTACAGCCGTCATCTGTCCAGAAGTACCAAGGCCAACTATACCGACTTTTAAATCCGTAATCTCCATAGGAAGCTCTTTCCATTGCTTATCACCAAAACCATGTAGGTATCTAACAAGTTCGCTAATTACATATTCAACAACGCCCTGATCGCCATAATCCCTTATGCCATATACCGTAATATTTTTAGCATTGGCAGTAGGAATGTCCACATTGGCACTTTGGGCGGAATATAAACTACAACACATGCCAATATATCGGATATTAGGACAAGCATCCAACACTTCCTTATCTATATAAGTCGTATAGCTAAGAAGTACGGCATCCGCATCGCCAATTCGTTGAATGATTTCTAGGTTGTTCTTAGGCATATTATCAAACATGATGACTTCTTTGGCATAATCATGTAGTTTTTGCTGTGCTGATGGCATCAAACTAATGGGTTCAATTGCAACTAATTTTTTGAACATATTGATTTACCTCCTAAAAAACAATTGGTGATACGGCATTCTGTAGAACAGCTACCACACTCCAAGCGGCTACTTTGCTCGTTCGCGAATATATATTCAGCTCAGTTCTTATCTCTTCACCTTGAATCTCAATTTTGTATTCATCACCTTCAAACCCTGGTACTGCATCAATGTTCATAATTGTATTTTCAGGACCTGCGCTGGCTAGAGCAATGGCCACCGCTACATTAACCTTGGTTGGAAGAATAGCAATAGCTTCTTTGGTTGTGCCTGTAAATACCTGCTCACGTTTTGTGATCTCTAATAATCCATCTTTATATAGTGGTGAATGATACAAGGATCCCGGTGCTTTCTGTGCGCTAATGGATGCTGTTATAGGGCTCATAAGCGCAGCCGTTCGTAAAATATCAAACCCGCCTACCGCACCGCTTGCAATATATACCCGACGGTTGTTACGTGCCGCTGTATTTTTAACGCGTTCATAGAATTCTTGATCTGCAAATGCGCCAATTGATAGCACAACAAGATTGGACCTACCATTTAATACGGTTTCACTATAATCTTGTATTGATTTTACAGATGCAGCTTCTGCTACAAAATCTGGTTTAAACGCCATAAGTTCGTTAATGTCCGCACAAGGCATACAGCCATGATGTTCTGCAAATGCTTTGGCACGATCATAATCTTTTCCCATTACAGCAACGAGTTCATATTCTGGCAAGTAGCCATCTTTCAATGCCTTGGCTACGATTTCATTGAGCTTTCCGCAACCAATTAGCGCTAATTTCAGTTTATCCATTGTATTCTCTCCTAAAGTTTATTTTTAGTTATATCTTAACATATAAAGCACTCTCAGGCCAATTACCCAAGAACAAAGGGTCGCGTTAATTTACTGTCGGAAAAGTAAGGATAGAAAAATCCTGATGAGATATTTTGAGTTCTGTAAAAACCATCTTATCATAGTTTTATAATTCATTGTACCTTTTCCATTAATTTTGCATACTTAAAAGCCAGTCCATTTAGGATTGTGGCTACTAGACTTTAGTATATCTAAATTCGTCGGCTAAAACCCTTCCATGACTACATTGCAAACGACCTTCGTTGATACGTCCATGTATCAAACGAAGGTGGAATACATCCTTGTATTCTGGCGTTTTGCAACATAGTCATTCCAGGAACTTTATCCTCTACACATCTGATTTCACTTTTTCTTATGTCTTTTTACTAAACGTAGATCAAATGATGCCCCTTAGTTTCTTTGTAAGACAATACATGCCATCTACTAGCCGGGTACTACCTGCGACTGTCTGATGGTTCCAAACATCTGTATAGGTCTTTTGTTTCCTTTTGATCTCTTTATCTACTTCTATTTTTATCTCATCTTGAATCATGCGGTGCTGTTTTTCTTGCTTGTATTTAATCAAATCACATACTTTACCATCATTGGCTACATAAGCTCTAAGTCTTGCCATCTTAGTTACACCTTCCTTTGACCATCCTAGCGGACGGCTACTTAACCTTGAAGAGAGGAGGTGGCTCACTTGACCTTCAGCACTGCAACCCATCCTTGCATATTCATCATGATTAGGTCTTATTATGGCTTCCCAGTGATTGCTTATGTATACCCTGGTTCTTCTTATCTGTTCTTTTCTATTCTCGCTATCTGAGTACTCAAGGGCTATGTCAAAGACTGTATTGACTGCTTTTTTATCCTCAGATCTTATGCCGTCATAGATTGCCTTTCTTGCATCTGATACTGAATCACCAAGATGACCTATGGCTCTCATAATTGCTTGGTTTAAATGGAATTTATCAAGCACAAAATGACACTTTGCCCCGAGCACATCCACTCCTGATTTTATCCACGATGCGCCATCTCCCATGATGTATATATGTTCCAAATAGTCTTCATCATAAACCACATCTATGTATTCAAGCACTTCTTCCCATAAGTCTTCACTCTTTTTGTAAACGCCTGCAAAGTAGTGTTTTTCTATTAGTCTATTTCTTTTACTTCCTTGGCTTTCTTTCTCAACATCCTCAAAAATACATGCTAGACGTGGCTCTATTGTGTTGCTTTTATAGCCATTTTCTCCGACTTTTAAATCTCCCTTTTTATTGTTGAATTGTAAGGATACATGGTCTTCATCAGCATTTATATATAGGACTTTGACCTGTCTCTTTTTCTTTACAAAGGGTATTAATGCAGGTATTTCTAAGCTATGAACCTCTTTCATGACCGCTTGTTTACTAATAATATCTTCTGTATGCGTTGCATGTTCACCACTAATTCTATAGCTAGTGTCAACAACATGCTTTATGGCTTCTATAACCACATCTTCACTTTTTCTCATGTTTTTTGTAATACCACATGCTTTATCTGCAAGAAATATGAATTCACCTGTTTCTTTCGACTTAAAATAAGTCCTTTTGTACTTGATCTCACCGCATGTGCTTGTAAATGAATTAGGGACCCTAGCACGTTCAACCACGTAGTGACTGGTTCGATATGCTGATTTTCTATACACCTCATCAATGCCTTCTATTGTCTCTGCAATAATCTCTCGTTGCAGCTCCTGTAATGGTTTTCCTAACTCAAGAACAAACTCTCCAATATTCATTTGATCATCATTTATAAAACTTTCTACTACTTTTTCAATCTTTTTGATACCAATCTCCATAAATTGTTGTATACTAATATGCATAAGAAAAACACCTCTCTGTTATGATTTATGGTTTCTAGACAAAACTTATAATATCACAACTTGGTGTTTTTCTTTTATCTTTCTTTATCCGACACTATCTTTACGCTAACAGAACAAAGAGGCTACGTCTCGCTTTGTAAAGCAAATTGTTTCGGCAGGAAAGATTTCCTTGATCGTTTACATAGCTTAGACTTTCCTGGAGAATTAAAAAAAGGATATCTCCTAAATGTCGGCTTGCTTTCTTTCCTTTGCCACTTTGAGGTAGAGCACAATTAATACAATTGGCAAGATAAAGTCCCAATAGACAACAATGCCTGTATTACTTGGTGAGAAGTTTTGACTTTCAATCATGTGCAAAACATGTGTTATACCTGCCCCCCACAAAAAGGTTGATCTTGTTATAATATAAGGCAGCCAAAATGAGCGTATCCAAAACCCCATAAACCCTATAAGCCCAATCCCAAAAGTAGCAAAGGCTAGTTCCATCTGAAACCCACTATTTAATGGCCACCCGATGGATTGTGCCACTTGATCTGCATAGATGATATGACCCATAATACCACTAATCATACCAAACCACCCGAAAGACCAATGGTATAAATCGCAATGATTTCAGTAGTAGACTCTATTCTCCTTTTATTTCTAGTTGATTATAAGTGAACAGTTATAGATATTATAGTGACCACTATCTGCATGTATATATTCAACCCTGATATTTCAAAAAGTTCTTTCATCATCTATCTCCTCTATTTTACAGATTCCTTAGACTCAATATACATCTTGAAATCTTCATTGTTTTTATTAAAGTCTATAGCAGTTGGTTCAATTATTGATTTCATGACAAAACGATTTTTTTATCTGTCAATCACCCACCACCACCAATCTAGTACAACTTAACTTTTGGGTATCTTCTGATACTAATTCCCCCGAATCCGTGGGAATTAAAAAAACACCTATCCTAGAATATGTGTTTTAGGTGTCGTAATCACCGTCTATTCTACCAACAGTACATAATACACTTATACAATCTTATGAAAATTCTTATTCTCTTTATTGTACCTATTTTGATTGTTGGTTGCAGTAGCGCTTCAACAAGGGCTAGCGCATTGGCTTTTGAGTACGATAAGCTATACCTATGGTGCCAGGGCCAACGTGGGTGCCAATGACAGCGCCTATGGGAATCACTTGAGGTGTTTTTCCAGCTATAGAGGCTATTGTAGCCGCATAGGCCATCGCTTCATTTGGAGAATGGATATGATGAACGATTGCGTCCATATAGCCATATTGTTTGATTTCATTGGTAAAAACGTCGAGCATGTACTCTAATGCCTTCTTATGTGTTCTGATTTTTGCCAGGGTGGTTGTCAAACCATTTTCGACAGTCAATACGGGCTTTATTTTCAAAATATCTGCCAGCAAAGAGCTGGCATTACCGATTCGCCCACCCTTTTTCAAGAATTCCAAAGTACTTGGGGTAAAAACGAATCGAGTACATTTCATCGTATGATGCGCAATTCGAACGACTTCTTGACTGGATTTCCCTTCTTTTGCGGCCTGTGCGGCATCGATGGCAACAAAGCCCATTTCCATGCAATTCGTTCGGGCGTCTATCAGCTCAATGGAAGCCTGTGGGTAGATTTCTAGAATCATATTTTTGACAAGATATGCGGTTGAGTATGTACCACTCATTTCTGAGGATAAAAATATACCAACGACCTCATGGCCTTTTTCTATATGCTGCATAAATGCTTGATATAGATCATCTGTCGAAGGCTGGGAAGAAGTGGGAAGCTTGTCCAATGAGGATAGCTTACTATAAAATAAGTCTAAGTCCATTTCAGTTTCTAGGTGGTTTGTGTCTTCAAAACTGACACTTAAAGATACCACCGTGATATTTAATGCCTCTAAGGTGCTTTGAGGTATATATGAAGTACTATCAGTTACAATTTTTACCGCCATATTTTTCGCCATCCTATTTTACGAAGAATTCAAGTTGTTACTTGATTATTTTAGCATTTATACCGCCAGCTTTCAATCTTTCTTGATAGATTCTCGCTTTAGACTACCGATGAGCTCGGGTCTTTGACACTTGCCGAAGTAACTAAAACAGCGAAAACCTTATAACAAGCCTATTTAGGCTTATTTTTTTGTCAAATTCTACTCTTTTCATTTACGTTCTACTACGTTCTATGATATAATATAGGGTATTAGGAGGTGTTGTTATGAGGCTGAAAGTTGTAAATTCTAAAATGTTCAATTATTATATGTCATAGAAACTATTTATGTTGATGGAAAACAAAAACTAGAACCGTCGAAAAACTTGGCAGATATTCTGATTTAGAAAAAAGCTAAATGGTGCTAATCCCATAGAGTGGGCCAAAAGTATATCGAAGATCTTAATCGCCAAGAAAAAGAACAAAAACGTGAGGTTATTATCAAGCTTAGGCAATCCACGCTTATTGATAAAGAGATTCAACGTTCCTACAACGGTGGCTATCTTTTTCTTCAACAGATTTATTACCAGTTAGGGCTTCATAAGATTTGTAACGATATTTCTTCAAGGCACAAGTTCACCTATGACCTTAACGGTATTCTCTCTCGTTTGATTTACGGAAGAATTCTTTTTCCTTCTTCCAAGCTTTGCACCTTTGAATCTTCTAAACGTCTTCTCGAACAGCCAAACTTTGAATTACAGAACATTTACAGGTCTTTAGAAGTTATCGCTAAGGAATCCGATTTCATACAATCACAGCTTTACAAAAACAGTCTAGCAGTTTCTAAACGTAATGATCGAATTCTTTATTATGACTGTACCAACTACTTTTTTGAGATTGAACAAGAAGATGGCCTTAAACAATATGGACCCTCCAAAGAAAACCGTCCTAACCCTATTGTAGAAATGGGCTTGTTTATGGATGGAGATGGTATTCCTCTCGCTTTTAACATTCACAGTGGCAATACCAATGAGCAGGTGACTCTAAAGCCTTTAGAAAAGCAAATTATCGAAGACTTCAAACTATCCAAGTTTGTTGTATGTACTGATGCCGGCTTATCTTCAAATGCAAATAGGAAGTTTAATAATATAAATGGACGTTCTTTTATTACAACTCAATCCATCAAAAACTTAAGCAGTTTTAAAAGAGTGGGCTTTAGAACCAACTGGATGGAGGCACAATGATTCCAAAGAAACCTTTGATTTAAACCTGTTTGATGAAAATGAAAGTCTTTGTGAGCAATATAAGAATATGACCTTTTATAAAGAGAGATGGATTAAAGAGAATGATCTTGAGCAAAACTGATTGTCACCTTTTCTCTTAAATACCGTTATTATCAACGTCAGATCAGAAACAAACAACTTGAACGTGCCACAAAACTCATTAGCACTAACCCAAAAAGTATAGGTAAGAAAAGACAAAATGATTATAAACGATTTATCGCTTCCACCAATGTTACAAGTGATGGTGAAGTTGCAGAAGAGACACTTTACCATCTTAATTCAAATACTGTTGCTGAGGAAAGTATCTATGACGGCTTCTATGCAGTATGTACTAACCTTGACGAAGATGCTTCTGAAATAGCTAGAATTAACCACCGACGTTGGGAAGTTGAAGAATGTTTTAGAATTATGAAGAGCGAGTTTAAAGCAAGGCCTGTTTATCTTCAAAGAGACGACCGTATAAAAGCGCATTTTACAACCTGTTTTCTAGCACTTGTTTTATATAGATATCTGGAGAAAGACCTAGACAACCAGTTTACAACGAACGAAATCGTCGGCCAGTTAAAGGATATGAACTTCTATTGCGTTCCTGGACAGGGTTTTATTCCGACCTATACACGTACTGATTTTACAGATGCACTACATGATACCTATGGATTTAGAACAGACTATCAGATTGTCAGCGACAAAGAAATGAAAAATATATACAAAAAGACTAAAAAGTAAAAAAAGTACGCAAAATTAATGACATATAAAAAGCTTGAAGCCCCTATTTATAAGGGATTTCAAGCTTTTTCTGTTTCACAACTGTCAAAGACAGGTTTATACCGCCAGCTTTCAATCTTTCTTGATAGATTCTCGCTTTAGACTACCGATGAGCTTTTGAAGGGACGTCCTTGGTGCGCAGATGCTTATCACATCGAAGATTGGATATAATTGTATTCATCATCTAGGCAGAAAGTGACTGAGCTATTTGACTGGTTTTGTGGTCACCACACAATTCTAAACTCATATCCCATAACCTGTCTTGTAGTTCCCTATCTACCACCTTTTCATCTTCTTTTAACGTAATAAAGCTGTTTTTTCTCCATGATATGAATTTCCCTGATCTTTCCATACTTTTTTCTTGGTTCTCACAGAATAGTGGTGCCATTATTTCACCACATTTTTCTGTTGTAATAAATTTTCCTAAGAATTTCATCAGTGTTGCCATTATTTTCATATATTTAGGAACCAGGTTGATTTGGTTTGTCCACACAACTTCATGAATTTGAAAGCCAACGAAGGAGACCTTGACTTTATGATTGTTCTGATACAACCTATGGAGTTTTTGCAAAAACATACGTTTTGCTACCATTGCTTGATGTATGCCATCTTCAAAGCCCCACTTATTTTTCATCTGCATGTCGTCCCAGAATATTTCCCCTCTTTCTGTAACATTAAAGACAATTCTACCACCCATTTCTGATTTCTCTAATAAGTTTAAGAGGTTTAGAGTTAACATAAATTGTGATAAATAATTGACCTGGAAATGTGCATCCATTCCATCCTCTGTTTCTATCCTTTTTGCTGCATAACCTATGCCTGCATTTATAAAAATCCCGTCCAGATAATGATGTTTACTTTGAATCTCAGTAATTACTTTTTTAACATCCCTAAATTTTGTTAAGTCACATATTAAAAAGGAAGTCTTCATATTCTTAGTGTCAGCTTCAAATTCTCTTATTGTTGCTTCACCAAGTTCATGAGATCTACATAGTATAATCACCTCATGTTCTTGATTATCAAGTGACGCCAGTACTTTAGCGACGCCTTTTCCCATGCCATTCGTGCCACCAGTTACTAATATTTTCATTGCTCTACCTTATCTTTCTCATGTGTGAAAACCTCTTCAATATTAGAGCCAAGTGCCTCAGCAATCAAAAATGCTAACTCCAATGAAGGATAATATTTACCACTTTCAACATTGTTAATTGTCTGTCTTGAAGCGCCTACCTTTTTGGCCAATGCCTGTTGAGTCATCTCGTTATGATCAAAACGTAGTCGCCTAATATTATTATCAATCTTAATTTTCATCTTAGCCATGAGACACACCCTTCTTATAGTAGTTGAGCTTAATAATACCTTCAATACTAGCTCCTAACATAAAACTTAAGTAAACAATATTTAGCATAATGACAAAAGGCAAGTCAAAGGTTAAAGTAATAAGTCCTGCTACAAAGCCAATACTTACAACAACGTAACTAATCTGACCTGCTTTTAGATTGATTAGTCTGTCCATCTCATCTTCTACATTATCAAAAACATCATCAATATCTTCTTCTTCTAAACCACTTATATCAGCATCAATTTTATTCTTTACCTTTGCTCCAATTGCAAAAAATACATTAAATAGTATCATCACAAGAATCGTCAAACCAATTCCTATACCAATGTAAACCAGCATAGTCTTAGCCCAAAAGTTAGTATCGTTAAAGGTTGAGATACCATCAATAGCATAGATATCAAAAACACGCTTTAGATACAGAAATAAAACAAATAAACCTGATAATAGTAATGCCCATGTTTGTTTCTCTTTATAAGTCATCATAATCTCCTTTAACTTAATTATTACCCCAAATTATTTTTGTAGTAACTTTAGTGTAAACCCATTGCGATATAGTGTCAAGTATTTTTTACAATTAGTCTTATATTTTTGTCATTATGCTAAATGTATTTTACAGTCAGCTGTATGTCAAATAAAGAAAGAGACACCTCAAAATGAGGTGTCTACATATCTTCTAAACTTACTATATATTACCTTTTACAAGATAATTCACTTAACTTTAATGACCACTTTACCTTTTGCATGTCCCATTTGTAGATAATCATAAGCTTCCTGAACTTCTTCAAATGAGAAACTGCGATCAATCACTGGCTTAACTACCTCGTCTTTAAGTAGTTGTGTAAGATCTGAAAGCATTTCTCCACTAGGCCACATAAAGAATACTTCGAATTGAACATCGAACTTCTTAGCTAGTTCTTCAGTATTTTGTGCTTTAATAGATACCATTGTACCACCTTTTTTCAAGATTTTGAAAGAATTATTCATAACTTCTCCACCCATAGAGTCTAGGACTAAATCATAATCACTAAGTTCCTCTTCAAACTTTTGAGTTTTATAGTCGATGATTACATCTGCACCAAGATTTTTTACCAATTCAAAATTAGAACGACTCGTCGTAACCGCCACTTCAGCACCTAAGTGCTTTGCTAATTGAATTGCAAGTGTTCCAACACCACCAGAGCCTGCATGAATAAGCACTTTCTGACCTTTTTGAAGGTTCCCTTTTGTTGTAAGGGCTTGTAAAGCTGTTAACCCAGCCAATGGAATCGAAGCCGCTTCTTCATGGGTAATATTTGAAGGTTTAAGTGCCAATTCATCTTCCTTAACAACATTATATTCAGCAATGCTCCCTGCATCCGTTTGATTCGGTCTAGAATAAACTTCATCACCTATTTTAAATTTGCTAACTTTTGATCCTACTTCTGTTACAACACCAGAGACATCATATCCCATAATGTATGGAAATG from Petrocella atlantisensis includes:
- a CDS encoding D-isomer specific 2-hydroxyacid dehydrogenase family protein produces the protein MFKKLVAIEPISLMPSAQQKLHDYAKEVIMFDNMPKNNLEIIQRIGDADAVLLSYTTYIDKEVLDACPNIRYIGMCCSLYSAQSANVDIPTANAKNITVYGIRDYGDQGVVEYVISELVRYLHGFGDKQWKELPMEITDLKVGIVGLGTSGQMTAVALQALGADLYYYSRTRKPEEEARNIKYLPLKELLGTVDVVCSCLNKNVILFHEEQFESLGNNKIMFNTSIGPSHDVPALEKWLEKGGNEFFCDTLGALGDNTGKLLSHAHVNCMGVSSGRTKQAFDRLSEKVLDNIKLFLKNHDKTK
- a CDS encoding aspartate dehydrogenase domain-containing protein, encoding MDKLKLALIGCGKLNEIVAKALKDGYLPEYELVAVMGKDYDRAKAFAEHHGCMPCADINELMAFKPDFVAEAASVKSIQDYSETVLNGRSNLVVLSIGAFADQEFYERVKNTAARNNRRVYIASGAVGGFDILRTAALMSPITASISAQKAPGSLYHSPLYKDGLLEITKREQVFTGTTKEAIAILPTKVNVAVAIALASAGPENTIMNIDAVPGFEGDEYKIEIQGEEIRTELNIYSRTSKVAAWSVVAVLQNAVSPIVF
- a CDS encoding ISLre2 family transposase: MHISIQQFMEIGIKKIEKVVESFINDDQMNIGEFVLELGKPLQELQREIIAETIEGIDEVYRKSAYRTSHYVVERARVPNSFTSTCGEIKYKRTYFKSKETGEFIFLADKACGITKNMRKSEDVVIEAIKHVVDTSYRISGEHATHTEDIISKQAVMKEVHSLEIPALIPFVKKKRQVKVLYINADEDHVSLQFNNKKGDLKVGENGYKSNTIEPRLACIFEDVEKESQGSKRNRLIEKHYFAGVYKKSEDLWEEVLEYIDVVYDEDYLEHIYIMGDGASWIKSGVDVLGAKCHFVLDKFHLNQAIMRAIGHLGDSVSDARKAIYDGIRSEDKKAVNTVFDIALEYSDSENRKEQIRRTRVYISNHWEAIIRPNHDEYARMGCSAEGQVSHLLSSRLSSRPLGWSKEGVTKMARLRAYVANDGKVCDLIKYKQEKQHRMIQDEIKIEVDKEIKRKQKTYTDVWNHQTVAGSTRLVDGMYCLTKKLRGII
- a CDS encoding DUF6790 family protein encodes the protein MISGIMGHIIYADQVAQSIGWPLNSGFQMELAFATFGIGLIGFMGFWIRSFWLPYIITRSTFLWGAGITHVLHMIESQNFSPSNTGIVVYWDFILPIVLIVLYLKVAKERKQADI
- a CDS encoding DegV family protein, encoding MAVKIVTDSTSYIPQSTLEALNITVVSLSVSFEDTNHLETEMDLDLFYSKLSSLDKLPTSSQPSTDDLYQAFMQHIEKGHEVVGIFLSSEMSGTYSTAYLVKNMILEIYPQASIELIDARTNCMEMGFVAIDAAQAAKEGKSSQEVVRIAHHTMKCTRFVFTPSTLEFLKKGGRIGNASSLLADILKIKPVLTVENGLTTTLAKIRTHKKALEYMLDVFTNEIKQYGYMDAIVHHIHSPNEAMAYAATIASIAGKTPQVIPIGAVIGTHVGPGTIGIAYRTQKPMR
- a CDS encoding SDR family NAD(P)-dependent oxidoreductase — protein: MKILVTGGTNGMGKGVAKVLASLDNQEHEVIILCRSHELGEATIREFEADTKNMKTSFLICDLTKFRDVKKVITEIQSKHHYLDGIFINAGIGYAAKRIETEDGMDAHFQVNYLSQFMLTLNLLNLLEKSEMGGRIVFNVTERGEIFWDDMQMKNKWGFEDGIHQAMVAKRMFLQKLHRLYQNNHKVKVSFVGFQIHEVVWTNQINLVPKYMKIMATLMKFLGKFITTEKCGEIMAPLFCENQEKSMERSGKFISWRKNSFITLKEDEKVVDRELQDRLWDMSLELCGDHKTSQIAQSLSA
- a CDS encoding helix-turn-helix transcriptional regulator, with the protein product MAKMKIKIDNNIRRLRFDHNEMTQQALAKKVGASRQTINNVESGKYYPSLELAFLIAEALGSNIEEVFTHEKDKVEQ
- a CDS encoding NADP-dependent oxidoreductase; translated protein: MKAVSIKDYGKQVEVLEVEVPKISDDSVMIEVHAASINPIDNIVKAGYMKDMMPISFPYIMGYDVSGVVTEVGSKVSKFKIGDEVYSRPNQTDAGSIAEYNVVKEDELALKPSNITHEEAASIPLAGLTALQALTTKGNLQKGQKVLIHAGSGGVGTLAIQLAKHLGAEVAVTTSRSNFELVKNLGADVIIDYKTQKFEEELSDYDLVLDSMGGEVMNNSFKILKKGGTMVSIKAQNTEELAKKFDVQFEVFFMWPSGEMLSDLTQLLKDEVVKPVIDRSFSFEEVQEAYDYLQMGHAKGKVVIKVK